The Zymobacter palmae DNA window GATCCGACTTATGCGTCAGACGATGCAAAAGAACCGCGAAAAAGCCCAGCAGCGTGCCAGCCAAGGCAAACAGGTGGCACGTTCAGGCAGTCAGGCGAAAGTGATTCTGAATACAATTAAGCAAAATGCAGAGCGTGCCAGCGGCACCAGAGAAAACAACCAAAGCCGTCAGTTGCAACAGATGCAAAACCAGCTCAGCACACTTAACACCCAACATGAGCTATGTAAGCAACAACGCCTGTCACTAGGAAAAACAGAAAAACGCGTCTCGCGTATTTTAGACGTTACCGACGTGCGCCTCCCTTATGTTCTCTCTGCGCGCGATATTACCTTTTCGGTGAATTTTGGCGAAAAAATCCATCTATCGGGTGCAAACGGAACCGGTAAATCCACTTTATTGAAAACCATCGCAGGGCGCTTAGAGCCTCTTCACGGCAACATTCATGTCCATGCGGGCCTATGCTATCTGGATCAGCATTTCACACTGTTGGACCCGACAACATCCGCATTGGAAAACATGAAGGCATTCTGCCCGCACCTAACAGAGACACAGCAGCGAACGCTGTTAGCGGGCATAGGACTAAGAAGAGAAGACGCAGATCAAACGGTGGCACATTTAAGCGGTGGCGAACGGATGAAAGTGGCCATGTTGGCCATCAGCCACCAACCTGACACCACCTTACTACTACTGGATGAGCCAAATAACCATCTCGATATCGACGCTCGGCTGATGCTGGCACATGCCCTGCACGACTTTAACGGCAGCGTGTTAGTCGTTAGCCACGATCAGGATTTTATTGCCGATATCGGCGCAAATAGAGTGATTAACATGTGAGGCAGCGGTAAAGCAAACATCCGCAAAGAGGCAACAGCGCAATAGAAGGATAGAGGGCAAACGAATATTCCCATAGTGGATATGGAAAAGGTCGGATACGGGAAAGTGTGAGCATCACAACGCTGACTGACGTCTTCGCATGCGCTTGAGGGCATCAGGGTATTGCAGTATCTCTGCGTGCAGCAGGACACTGCGCTTCTTCGTCAAGCTACTCGCCGCGTTGTCGATCTATTCGGCATGAGTGCACAACAGTGGCGGCGTGACCATACCTTAACGCGATGAGCGTTCATGAGCTTAGAGAGAGAATCCCACCAGTGTCGCCTAAATCGCTACGCCCACACCCACGGCACCCAGCCTAGGCGGGCGAACAGCATGCCCACCCACGTCACCCCGGCAATCAGCGATGCCAGCAATACCGCGGCAGAAGCCAGATCCTTAGCGCGTCCAGCCAATGGGTGTCGCTCGGCACCGATGCGGTCCACAACAGCCTCGATGGCGGAATTAAGCAGCTCCACCAACATGACCAGCAGCGCTGTGCCGATCAGCATCAGCCATGTGGCCAGCGAGTTCGCCAGCCAGAACGTCGCTGGGAACAGGATCACGGCCAGCACGACTTCCTGTCGGAAGGCCGCTTCGTGACGCCAAGCGGCACGGAACCCCTGCCAAGAATAGCCAAAGGAATGCATCAGACGGGTCAGGCCAGTATGCCCTGGTTTCATGACAACGCTTCCAAACAATCGAGGCCGCGACACCAAGGTCACGGCAGAGAGAAAAGACAGAAGAAACGCAGCGACCAATGGAGCGTTTACGACGCCCGCATTCCAGTGGTCAGCCGCAGGATAATGAATGCTCGCTTACGCTACAGACAGCATATCGGCCATCAGGCATAAACCGCCAGCCCTTTATCTTCTGGCAGTCCGAAGCGCACGTTCATGCATTGGATCGCGGCACCGGCCGCCCCCTTGCCAAGGTTGTCGAGGCGCGCCATCAGCACGGCTCGCTCGTCGTTGCCCAGTACGAACAGATCGACGCGATTGGTGCCATTGCAAGCCTGCACGTCGAAGCTACCGTTATCGAGCACGCTGTCGTCGTTCAGCGGCATCACCCGAACAAACGCTTCGTTTGCATAGCGAGCACTCAGCGCATCGTGCAGCTGCTGGCGTGTCACGCCCAACGTTTCAAGCGCCAGAGGAATTGAGACCGTCAGCCCTTTCAAAAACGGCCCGACGATAGGCTGGAAGATGGGCGCATGCGCCAAGCGGCCGTGGTAACGCATTTCGGGCAAATGCTTGTGTGCCAGCCCCAACGCATACGGACGCGGACTGTCGAGTCGCGGATCGCGCGGAGAGGCTTCATAGTCGGCGATCATCTGCTTGCCACCACCGCTGTAACCTGTCAGCGACGTTGCTGACAGAGGGTAGCTGTCGGGAATCAGCCCAGCATCGCGCAGTGGGCGCGTCAGCAGAATAAAGGCGGACGCATGGCAGCCCGGTACGGCGATGCGCTGAGTGGTCTTCAGACGATCACGCTGGCTATCGGCCAGTTCAGGCAAACCATAAACCCAGTCATCGTGAGTACGGAACGCCGTGCTGGCATCGATCAGGCAAGTGTCCATTTCTGTCAGCGCGGCCGCCTCACGCGACGCAGCATCTGGCAGGCACAGGAAGGCAACGTCGGCTTCGTTCAATAGGCGTCGTCGTTCATCGGCATTCTTGCGCTGCGCTTCATCAATCTGCAGCAGAGTGACGTCGTCACGCGCCGAGAGATAGTCATGCAGCCGCAGGCCTGTCGTGCCTGCCTGCCCATCAACGAACACCTTGAGTGTCATTCGATCGTTCCTTATGTGCGTATGCGTAAGGTTCAGCTTGTACACGCACGGCGTTCAGCCATGCGTGACCTCTTCTGATCATGCCATCCAGCCCTGATGATGGAAAGGGCTTCAGCGATGCCACACTGCGTTCTTGACGCTGTGACAATCGCCAGCACCCTCTTCTGCACGTGATGCCCTCATAGCGTTGAAAAACAACCGACATACCGTGTGTCAGGGCTGTTAACGAAATGTTAACTATAGGGTTTTTATTTGTTAATTGATTACGGTTTAAACTATCTTGTAGACAGTACCCATCACGCAAGACAACAAACACCCCAATTTATTTGCATATTACCGCCTCTGTGGCGCGATGCATGCATCGGCCACCCAACGCGGTAAGTAAAGGCTCACATATGAACGTTGGCACCACGCCTCTTTATCGAACGTTTCCGCCGCATCGTTCATACGCGTGAGCCGGCACGGATGCGTATCAATGTACTGTCCACAGCTGCCATCGCGGCTGCGATGGGCCACTGCTCGGTAACACTGACCCACGGCGCAGTCGCCGACAGTCTGTCCAGTACAACAGGAGATTTGCCATGACGACCACTTCTCTCTACCCCATCATTCTAGCCGGGGGCACAGGCAGCCTCCTGTGGCCACTGTCGCGTGCGCAGCACCCGAAGCAGTTCCTGTGCCTTGATGGGCAGTACACCATGTTGCAAGATGCCGTGCGCCGCCTTGACGGGCTGCAGCACAAGGCGCCTATCATCGTCTGCAACGAACAATACCGTTTCATCGTCGCCGACCAGCTGCTGCAGTTGCCCTCGCAAGCCTATGACATTCTGCTTGAACCTGCTCGGCGCAATACGGCACCGTCAATCGCGCTGGCCGCCTTCGACGCCCTGCGCCGCGAACCGGAGGGTGACCCTCTGCTGCTGGTGCTGGCCGCCGACCATGTAATCCGTGATACCGCCGCTTTCCAGCGCAGCGTCCAACACGCCATTCCGTTGGCCGAAGCGGGACGCCTAGTGACGTTCGGTACCGTGCCTGAACGCCCGGAAACCGGCTATGGCTACATTCGTCGCGGCAAGCCGCTGAGCGAACCGGACGCGTTCGACGTCGATCGCTTCGTCGAAAAACCCGACAGCACAGATGCCGAAGCCTACGTCAGCAGCGGCGACTACTACTGGAATAGCGGAATGTTCCTATTCCGCGCCCGCCGCTATTTGGAAGCCCTACAAACGCACCGCCCCGACATCTACGAAGCTTGTGAAACGGCCATGCAGAGCCTGACCCAAGGTGAGGATTTCGAGCGAGTCGACAGCGACGCCTTCAAACAGTGCCCCGCTGAATCCATCGACTATGCAGTGATGGAACAGACCAGCGATGCGGCGGTGGTGGCAATGGACGCGGGCTGGAGCGATGTTGGTTCATGGGATTCGCTGTGGGACATCAAACCTCACGATGCCAATGGCAACGCCACCCACGGCGATGTCATCAGCTTCGATACGCATGACAGCTACATTCGTTCAGAATCCGCGCTGGTCGCCACGCTGGGCGTGAAGGATCTGATCGTCGTGCAGACCAAGGATGCCGTACTGATCGCTGATCGCCATCACGCTCAGGATGTGCGCAAGGTCGTCGCCGAGCTGGAACGCACTGGCCGTCGCGAGCAGGAGACGCAGCTAGAAGTGTTCCGTCCGTGGGGCAAGTACGCCTCCATCGACGAAGGCAAACGCTATCTGGTCAAGCGCATCACCGTGAAACCGGGGGCACAGCTGTCGCTGCAGATGCACCATCACCGTGCCGAGCACTGGATCGTCGTCACAGGAACGGCACGCGTGGTGCTTGAAAACGAAAGCCATCTGTTGAGCGAGAACGAATCCATCTATATCCCGCTGGGCCAGACCCATCGTCTGGAAAACCCGGGCAAGATTCCGCTCGAACTGATCGAAGTCAGCTCTGGCGCCTATATCGGCGAAGACGACATCGTGCGCTTCGAAGACCACTACGGACGGACGTCACGCTAATGCGCGCTTTTATGCAATCAACGCGGAACCGGCTGCGCAAGGCCGCTTCCGCACCATCGGCGCTGTGGAGCATGGCCCTGCTGGCGGCAGGGCTTTCCTCGTCATTCGAGGCACAGGCCGCGGCATGGGTGCAGCCGCAAGGCAAGGGCGAGGTGATCGTTCAGTACCTGCAGTGGAGCAGCCATACCACCTACAACCGCCACTCGTCACGCGAGGCCTACGGTGACAACGGCAAGAGCAGCCTTAAGCAGCTCAATCCCTACGTGGAATACGGCCTGACGCCGGACGTCACGCTGATCGGCAACTTCTACCTGAAGCAAGCCAGCTACAGTAACGACGCCGATTACGGCCACCGCAGTACGACCGCGTTCGGCGATCAGGAAATGGGGATCCGCTACAACCTGCCCCCGACCTTTGCCGGACTGGATGCGCCATGGGTAGGCGCGGCACAGTGGCTGCTGGTGCTGCCTTTTTATAGCCGCCACAAGGATGGCAGCCAGCCCGATGTCGGCATGGGCGGGATCGGCAACGAGTTCCGTTACAGCATCGGCCGCCCGATCAGCCTGTTTGATCGCCCGGGCTATATCGACCTTGGTACCGCGCTGCGTCTGCGCACGGGCGGGCCTGCCGATGAATGGCGCGTCGACATCGCGTCGGGACTGTACCTGACGCCGAAATGGCTGATGATTGGTGAAATCAACCAGATCACCGGGCTGCGTAACGGTCACGACAATGGCGACAACCCCAGCCTCGATCCCTACAACTACAACCAGACCAAGCTGCGCCTGTCCTTCGTGCGTCAGATAAGCGACTCGACGCGCCTCCAGCTGGGCTACGAATACTACGCCGCTGGCCGCAATACCGGCGCAGGTGGCGCACCGTTCGTCGGTTTCTGGTGGCATTTCTAAGAGCACTGATATGACGACCGAACATACGCCGCCGCCCCAAGCGGCCCCTGCCGACGCACTGACGGGTCGCCCGCTGGATCTGACGCGCCCGCGTCGCCGACTGGGCGATTATCTGATTGATGCCAACCTGCTGACACAAGAACAGCTGCAGGATGTACTGGCACGCCAGCAGAAGTGGCATTCACGCCTCGGCGACGTCATCTTGGCGTCTCGGCTGATGAGCGCCTTGCAGTTCTATACGGAACTGGCCCACCACTATGAGTTGAACTTCGTCAATCTGATGGAGCATCACCCTGACGAAACGCTGTTTGAAGCGCAACACATTCAGGACTACCTGCGCCATCTGGTGCTGCCGTGGCGCAGACAGGGCGATGCGCTCGTACTGGCCGTCGCCGATCCCGACCAAGACGCGCTGGACTGGGTACATGACCACTACGGCGACAACGTGCTGTTCGTCGGCACTGGCAAATTCGACATCATCTGGACGCTACAGGAGATCGGTGACGAACAGCTCACCGATCATGCGCTAGGTGCCCTAGCCAACCTGAAGCCCGAGCAGTCAGCACGTACGGTCATTACCAAAGGCCAGATCGTTGCGCTGTGTTTAATGGTGCTGGTCATCATCATCGGCATGGTGATTGCGCCGTCGAAGACGCTGATGATTCTCGGCATTTTGATGAGCCTGATCTTCCTGATCAGCTTCGGGCTGAAGTTCCTGCTGGCATGGCAAGGGTCGCGCCATCGCATCGACGTTAAGGTCACCGATGAGGACGTAGCAGCGCTGAGCGATAAGGAGCTGCCGATCTATACCATTCTGGTGCCGATGTATAAGGAACCAGAAGTACTGCCGATCTTGGTCAACGCTTTGCGTAACCTCGATTACCCGCAGTCGCGGCTCGACATCAAGCTGGTGCTGGAAGCCGACGATACCGATACGATCGACGCGGCCAAGCAGATGGGGCTGGAATCGACCTTCGAGATCATCCGTGTACCGCCCTCCATGCCGCGCACCAAGCCCAAGGCCTGCAACTATGCGCTGCAGTTCGCCCGCGGTGAACTGCTGACCATTTACGATGCCGAGGACAAACCGGAGCCAGATCAGCTCAAACGCGTGATCGCGGCCTTCCGCAAGTCGCCCAACAATGTGGCCTGCATTCAGGCGCGCCTGAACTATTACAACGCGGATGAGAACTGGCTGACGCGGATGTTCACGCTCGAATACACGCTGTGGTTCGACTTCTACCTGCCTGCACTTGAGCACCTGCGCATTCCGATTCCTCTCGGTGGCACATCCAACCACTTCTTGATTGACGTGCTGCGCGAAGTGCAGGCCTGGGACCCATACAACGTAACGGAAGATGCCGATCTGGGGGTGCGCCTGACCCAGCTGGACTGGCGCGTTGGGGTCGTGAACTCAACCACGTTCGAAGAGGCCAACGTCAGCGTCACCAACTGGATACGCCAACGTTCGCGCTGGCTCAAGGGGTACATGCAGACCTACTTGGTGCACATGCGCAACCCCATCAAGTTCTATCGGATGACGGGCGGCCCGGGGTTCTGGGGCTTCCAGTTCTTTGTCGGCGGTACGGTGCTGACACCGCTGCTAGTGCCGTTCACCCTAATCCCCTACGTGGTATGGCTGTGCACGCGTACCACTATGTTCGACGACCTGTTTCCGCCGTTCGTGATGTATACGAACCTGTTCACCCTATTGATTGGTAACGGCTTCTTCATCTATCTCACGTTGCTGGCATCCTTCAAGCGTCGCTATTACCGCTTGGCCCCATATGCACTCACCGTACCCGCCTATTGGCTGTTGCAGACCATCGCGGCATTCAAGGGGCTGTGGCAGTTGATCAGCAAACCGTTCTACTGGGAAAAGACCACTCATGGCATTAGCAAACAGACAGAAATCGAACGCGAAGCCGCGCTGGATAACCAGACGCCTCGTACGCCCTGAGTTCGCCGCCGCCTTACTGTTGACCGGACTGCTAATCTGGCTGACCTATTGGCTGATGGGGCACGGCTATATCAGCGGCCCAGCGCTGACGCAGTACAACTGGCAGCGCGTCGCCACATCGACGCACAACCTCGGCGCCTATCTGGTACTGATCTACCCCCCCGTGCCGACAGCACTGGGGTTGCTGCTGTCGTGGATACCGGGCGTCGCCCCCGTCTTCGCACCGTATCTGCTGCAAATCCTGTGCTGCGTCGTGCTGCTCAGCGCGGCTTGGCAGGACATCGCCCGCGGACAGGGACGCTGGGTGGCGCTGCTGATGGTTGGGCTGGTGCTGATCCAACCGATCTTTCTATGGATCGCTACATCGGGCTATCTGGCACTGGAGCTGTTAATGCTGTACGCCCTGTGTCGCTCCATGCAACGCTTGGAAGACGAACCGGACGTGCATACACTGCTACGCATCGGCGCTGTGCTGTTTGTGATGTTCCTGACCAACGCGCATGCGGGGCTGTTTTTGCTGATTCTGGTACCTGCACTATTGCTGGTGGCCCCGCGTGAGATCATCAAACGCTCACCGGTCGCGTTCCACCTGATCTGCTATGTACCGGTCGTCTTTCTGGTGCTGTGCTGGTGCTACGTCAACTGGCTGTATACGGGCGACCTGCTGGCTCCGTTCAGGATATCGACCTCGCTGCTGCAGGATATCCGCCAGTCGGTAACCGATCTGACGCCAAGCGCCCTCTCATCATGGTGGTGGTATAACCCGCTTTACGTCATCGTTGGCGGCCTAATCGCGTTCCCCACACTCCTGATGATGCCCACCATCCGCTCGTCCATTATCCAGCGCGCGCTTGCCGTACTGCTAATCGTCGTCGTGGGCACCGCACTGATCGACAACTGGCTACACGGTCAAACCCTGCCGATTGAGTTCATCGCACTGCTGCTGGCACCACTGCTAGTGGCACTGCGCAGCGTGCGCCCACGCTGGCTTGCCGTGATTCTGCTGATGGTAGGACTGCCCGGCGGCTGGCTGATCATCGAACGTCAGTCCACCTCTGTGGTCGTAGAAGAATGGCGCGATACGATGATGGGGCGTCCGACCGAGATGTTCCGCGATGAGACGCAGCTGTGCCATTGGCTGACCGAGCACCCGAAACCGACGGTTGTCGACGATGTACATGCCTACCCGATGATCGCCAACTGTCAGGACGCCGCCCAACTCATCACGCCGGCCGATGACGCATTCCAGACATTGATCTCGCCGCGACTGACGGCCGAACGCATCGTGGTCATTGACCCGTACGTAACGCGCGGCCGCCCAGACCGCCTGACCCGCCGCTATCCATCGCTGTGGTCGACGGGGTATCCGGGCTACCACTTCGTTCACGAACAGGGAAGCTACCGCATATGGGAAAGAGACGCGTCCAGCGAGCCGTCCGCGCCACTGCCGCTGCACTGACGCTGTGCTGGTGTGCCAGCGCAGCGGCCATGTGGACAGGGGCTAACGTCAAGACCTCTCCGGCCGTGCCTTGGGGCAGCGATGCCGCCATGCAGTCATTACAGCAGCTGGCGGATGCTGGCGCCGAGCAGGCCCTGCTGGTAGCGTTCGCATGGCAGCCCGATGTCTCAAGCAACGCCCCCGCGCTAGGCAGCGACAGCGATCCCGAGCGAGTGCGCGCTGGTCTGCGTCAGATGAGGCAGGCAGGCCTGTCGCCTATTCTCAAGGTGCATGTCTGGATACCCAACCACTGGGCGGGCGATGCCAAACCCACTGATATTGACCAGTGGTTTACCGCTTATCAGGCCGCACTGATACCGCTGTTGGACATTGCAGAACAGGAACACGCTTCGGCTGTGGTGCTGGGCACCGAGCTGCGCCAGCTTGAGCACAGCGCTCACTGGCCCGCTCTGGCGACTCTCGCCCGCCAGCACTACAGTGGCAAGCTGGTGTATGTGACCGACAGTTTGGCCCAAGCGGAAGCGTTCCCGTGGTGGTCTTCCTTCGACATCATCGGCACCAGCCTCTACCCCTCTCTGCCGGAAGACCGCCAGCAGCGCCAGACCACGATGGACAATGCCGCACAACGACTGGCGGCGCTGGGACAGCGCCAGCAGCGTCCGGTGTGGGCCGCCGAGATCGGCCTGCGCTCTTGCACCACCAGCCTGGCTAAACCGTGGGAAAGCCCCGAACAGTGCAGCGGCCACGTCGCGGAACACCTGCAATTTGACGTACTGCGTCAGTGGCAGCACACCCTCGCGGCACACGGCATCGACGGCATGGCGATCTGGTGCTGGTATACCGACCCAAGCGTCGGCGGCGAACAGGACTCTGACTTTACTGTTCAGGGTAAGGATGCCGAACGCCTGTTCAAGGCCGTCTCACCCAGATAACCTTCCCGCTACGAGATACCCAACGATAGAACCAGAGAGGCGGAACCAGTGAAGGCCCCGCCTCGCTGAATCACCGCCGAGCACCGTACGCGCACGCTTTCCCCTCCCCCCATCGACAGCGCACTCCAAAAGACCGAATACCACTTCCAGCGAGAAAAAATCACGTCTTCTCTACCCCTTATAAAAAAGTAACTCTTTACCTCAATCACAACTATAACCCACTAAAAGACTAAGTATTATTTGTTCTAAATGTCCTGCATAAATGAAAAATAGCGGGTGTAAACACAGGATAATAATCAGAGTGGTGGCCTACAAGACAGTAGTACTATTCCCATAAAAGAGAGCGGCATACTAAGAATAGTACTGGAGCGTACAGGTCATTCAGGCGATGAAAAAACACTTTGCCATTTTAATTATATTTATTGTGACAGACCTTCCCCTCCTAGCCGTGGCCGAAGATACCGATATCAGCACACGGCTTGACCAGCATGAAACCCGCATAAGCACGATCGAGCAGGGAATAAACAGCCTCAAGGAAGAACAGAAGGCCGAGAGTGACAAAATAGTATGGATAGATGGTTCTACCAACCGAGCGCATGACCGTATCAATGGCCTCGATAATAAAACCGACACTACCAATAATACCGTACTTAAATTAAGCGCCACTCAGGACGCTCAAGGCGCCACATTAAGCAGCCATGACAGTCAGATAAAGAATAATGTTCAAGGCCTCGTTGAGGCCAATATCAGAATAGATAATCTAAAGACCGAACTGGATACTAAGGCCAGCAACGATGCTCTAAGCAACATCAATGGCAGCATCAGCAACATGAACCAGCAAGTGAGCGCGCTTACAGGGAGCGTCACCCAGATTGAAGGCCGCACAACCGCCGTAGAGACTCGCACGACAAGCCTCGAAGATCAGGCCTCAGCCGTGCAAGCGCAGGCCGCCCAGACCGAAGCACGCGCTGGGCAGCTTGAGAGCCGAACAACCGCCGTAGAGACTCGCACGACAAGCCTCGAAGATCAGGCCTCAGCCATACAAGCGCAGGCCGCCCAGACCGAAGCACGCGCTGGGCAGCTTGAGAGCCGAACAACCGCCGTAGAGACTCGCACGGCAAGTCTCGAAGATCAGGCCTCAGCCGTGCAAGCGCAGGCCGCCCAGACCGAAGCACGCGCTGGGCAGCTTGAAGGCCGCGCGGATGGCTATGAAACTCGCGCCACTACGCTGGAAGCACGAACCTCGGCTACCGAGAATCAAACCAATAGCTTAGCGCAGACGCAGGCTACCACTCGCCGCCAAGTCGAAACCAACCGACAGGACATCCTGCGTATCGGCAATACCGTCGACAAGGCCATCACCCTCAATGGCGACACCTATCAAAGCAAGGCCACAGAACACCAGCGCATCGACGGGCTGAACGATAGCATTAACCGCGTTGACCATGCCTCCATCGAACGCACCCATCGTGCGATTGATCAATCCAGACAATATACCGATCAGAAGGTGGCCGAGCTGCGCAGCGAGATCAGTGATGTCCGCAACGAAGAGCGCGCAGGCATCGCCAGCATTACCGCATTAAGCGCCGTTCCGGCACTTGCCGGGAAAACGTTTGATGTAGGTGTCGGCATGGGCAACTTCAAAAACAGCACGGCCGTGGCGATTGGCATGCACTACCAGCCTTCCAGCAACAACGTGTTCAGCCTCGGCGTCGCCACCTCGAATAGCACCGCTCCAGTGGTAGGCGCAGGTTTCAGCTACGGCTGGTAGTGGGTAGTGGGTAGTGGGTAGTGGGTAGTGGGTAGTGGGTAGTGGGTAGTGGGTAGTGGGTAGTGGGTAGTGGGTAGTGGGTAGTGGGTAGTGGGTAGTGGGTAGTGGGTAGTGGGTAGTGGGTAGTGGGTAGTGGGTAGTGGGTAGTGGGTAGTGGGTAGTGGGTAGCATGCTGCGTGTAAGGGGCCTCAAGAGCACGCTTTTATGGTGCAGAACATCTCAAAATCAGCTGCTGCCGAAGAATAAGTTCGCCCAAGCCCCCACCTCTCGACAGAAATACCGCAGCGCACCGGCAACCCGCGTGCGCTGCGTCATGATCTACTGCCTTTCAGCAATCTTTTTCAGGTATTCGTTGTTCTTGAACGCCAACATGGTCAGTTCAAAGAGGATACGCACCACCACGGCCATGACGACCATAGAGATGATGCCCGGAATGATGCCGACGAACACGATACTCCTGATGCCCGCGATCACAATAATCACCAGCATGACCCAGTACAGGATCGTAATGAGCTTGGGCGTAACCATCGTCTCGAAGGACAGCAGTTGTTTCGGATCAATCATGATTGCAGTGCCTCTATTGGAAAGCGAAGGGTAGACGCTCGACGGCATCGACACGAGCCTGCAAATTCATGCCCATAATGACGTCCTCGGCGATCCCCAAAGAACGGCCTACTCACATACCGATGGTACGGAACGACTCACCGAGCTCCATTCTGGGGCAGGCCCTATCTCACTATAGAAGTAACCCTGCAAAAGCACACCGCTCCACCCAAGCGTGCCGCCATAGTACGATAGATTATAGTGATCAGGCCTACCCTGCTCTGCGCCCACTGTTGCCTGTCCGACGGCATTACCACGACTCGGTATGTCGCCTTTGCTGCATTACCTTCCTTTAACGCGCCACGTCTTCAACATCAAAAACGACAAGAGCCGCCCTATTTTTGCCTCCCCTTGTTAGGGCTGTCGCCATAACGAATGACCAAACGAAAAAGATACACTCGAGCTCATGATAATAAGAGCCACCGTGTTTCAATATAGAAAAAACGATGTTTATCGCTTATTTCCCGCCGTTATCTTTTGTGAGTAGATAAGAGCGATCCAATACGCCGGCGAGTTCAAAAAGGACAGCAAATAAGGACGCAAGTGAATTTGCCCTGCATTATTATGTATGAATATATAGGTATTGAATTTCTGCTTTGCCTTCCTCGCATCACTATGCGACACTAGTACGCGATCGTAATAAGGCCTTGGCGTGAAAAATAACGCAGACTAACGATCCTGTGCTTGCTGTCGATACCTATTTCAAACAGACCGCACTAAAACCAATAAGACACTTACACCTATTGTACGCACACTGTCTGCGTTAAATATGGCACTTGAACTAATTACCGCACTATTCAAGCAGGGGAAGACCAGCATGATCTACTGCGAAAGCTGTGGCCACCAGATCCATGAGACAGCCACAGCCTGCCCGCGCTGTGGCGCGCTACGCAATATCGCGCTACCAAGAGAAAAAGGGTTCAGCATGAGCTTGGTCTGCCTCCTGCTGAGCATCTGCTTGATACCGGCCTGCATTGCCAGTTTCATCACGCTCTTCACAGGCACCACGACGCAGTTCGTAGTGTCACTTTCGCTATATATTCTTCTGTTCCTTCTGAGTGCCGTACCGGCCATATATAACATTTGTACCAAGGAACAAGGCCGAGAACTCAACATTGCAACATTAGTGCTGATTTCGTTTCATCTCGGCCCGATAGTATTAATAGCAAATCTCTTATAACCATCGTACTCAACACACGTGTTCTACGCCATCCGGCACTTAAATGCTCAAGCCTAGACAGCGCTTGAAGACATCACCCTAGGGGCTTCAACATGACCGTCAATACAAACATGATCCACTGTTCCCAGTGCGGCACTCAAATGCACGT harbors:
- a CDS encoding DUF4282 domain-containing protein, whose protein sequence is MIDPKQLLSFETMVTPKLITILYWVMLVIIVIAGIRSIVFVGIIPGIISMVVMAVVVRILFELTMLAFKNNEYLKKIAERQ
- a CDS encoding glycoside hydrolase family 113, producing MGKRRVQRAVRATAAALTLCWCASAAAMWTGANVKTSPAVPWGSDAAMQSLQQLADAGAEQALLVAFAWQPDVSSNAPALGSDSDPERVRAGLRQMRQAGLSPILKVHVWIPNHWAGDAKPTDIDQWFTAYQAALIPLLDIAEQEHASAVVLGTELRQLEHSAHWPALATLARQHYSGKLVYVTDSLAQAEAFPWWSSFDIIGTSLYPSLPEDRQQRQTTMDNAAQRLAALGQRQQRPVWAAEIGLRSCTTSLAKPWESPEQCSGHVAEHLQFDVLRQWQHTLAAHGIDGMAIWCWYTDPSVGGEQDSDFTVQGKDAERLFKAVSPR
- a CDS encoding YadA-like family protein, with translation MTDLPLLAVAEDTDISTRLDQHETRISTIEQGINSLKEEQKAESDKIVWIDGSTNRAHDRINGLDNKTDTTNNTVLKLSATQDAQGATLSSHDSQIKNNVQGLVEANIRIDNLKTELDTKASNDALSNINGSISNMNQQVSALTGSVTQIEGRTTAVETRTTSLEDQASAVQAQAAQTEARAGQLESRTTAVETRTTSLEDQASAIQAQAAQTEARAGQLESRTTAVETRTASLEDQASAVQAQAAQTEARAGQLEGRADGYETRATTLEARTSATENQTNSLAQTQATTRRQVETNRQDILRIGNTVDKAITLNGDTYQSKATEHQRIDGLNDSINRVDHASIERTHRAIDQSRQYTDQKVAELRSEISDVRNEERAGIASITALSAVPALAGKTFDVGVGMGNFKNSTAVAIGMHYQPSSNNVFSLGVATSNSTAPVVGAGFSYGW